The following are encoded in a window of Prochlorococcus marinus CUG1417 genomic DNA:
- the fabG gene encoding 3-oxoacyl-[acyl-carrier-protein] reductase translates to MSNTDSLSDKVALITGASRGIGKEIALELSRLGAEVFINYSSSDEKAEEVVNLIKKSGGKAHKLKFDVSKEDSVSSAFEEIIKINGSIDILINNAGITRDGLLMRMKSEQWDDVLNTNLKGVFLCTKYASKFMMKKRSGSIVNISSVVGIIGNPGQANYSAAKAGIIGFTKTCAKEFASRGINVNAIAPGFIETEMTEKLNTEEILKVIPLGKLGSCTQIANLVSFLVSSNAGNYITGQTISIDGGMSI, encoded by the coding sequence ATGTCCAATACAGATTCATTATCAGACAAAGTTGCTTTAATTACTGGAGCTAGCAGAGGAATTGGTAAAGAAATTGCTTTAGAACTAAGCCGCTTAGGAGCAGAAGTTTTTATTAATTACTCTTCATCCGATGAAAAAGCTGAAGAAGTCGTAAATTTAATAAAAAAATCTGGAGGTAAAGCTCATAAGTTAAAATTTGATGTTTCTAAGGAGGATTCTGTCAGTTCAGCTTTTGAAGAAATCATAAAAATTAATGGGTCCATTGATATCCTCATTAATAATGCTGGTATTACCAGAGATGGACTATTAATGAGAATGAAATCGGAACAATGGGATGACGTACTAAATACAAACTTGAAAGGAGTTTTTCTTTGTACAAAATATGCTTCAAAATTTATGATGAAAAAAAGAAGCGGTAGTATTGTAAACATTTCATCTGTTGTTGGAATAATTGGTAATCCTGGTCAAGCAAATTATTCTGCAGCCAAGGCTGGAATTATTGGATTCACCAAAACTTGCGCTAAAGAATTTGCTTCAAGAGGTATAAACGTGAATGCAATAGCCCCAGGTTTCATAGAAACAGAGATGACTGAAAAACTTAATACTGAAGAGATTCTGAAAGTAATTCCTCTAGGGAAATTAGGAAGTTGCACTCAAATTGCAAACTTAGTGTCATTCTTAGTTTCAAGTAATGCAGGAAATTACATTACAGGACAAACAATTAGTATTGATGGGGGTATGAGTATTTGA
- the ispD gene encoding 2-C-methyl-D-erythritol 4-phosphate cytidylyltransferase codes for MHFLIPAAGSGSRMKAGKNKLLIDLEGESLIYWTLKSVFSASSTNWVGIIGQPKDRELLLNSAKEYAQKVHWINGGDTRQQSVFNGLNALPKDAEKVLIHDGARCLINPELIDQCANQLDGNEGVILATKVTDTIKVVDNEGFIKETPDRNYLWAAQTPQGFLVDSLKKAHKMAIDKGWEVTDDASLFEKLNWKVKIIEGTYSNIKITSPIDLKIAKLFVKNSSL; via the coding sequence GTGCACTTTTTAATACCAGCTGCAGGCAGTGGTAGCAGAATGAAAGCCGGGAAAAATAAATTACTTATTGATTTAGAAGGCGAGTCATTGATTTATTGGACACTTAAATCTGTATTTTCTGCAAGCTCAACAAACTGGGTTGGGATAATTGGGCAACCAAAAGATAGAGAATTATTATTAAATTCAGCTAAAGAATATGCCCAAAAAGTTCATTGGATCAATGGTGGAGATACAAGACAACAGTCAGTTTTTAATGGTTTAAATGCACTACCAAAAGATGCTGAAAAAGTTTTAATTCATGATGGTGCTCGGTGTCTAATTAATCCTGAATTGATAGATCAATGCGCCAATCAATTAGATGGAAATGAGGGTGTAATTTTGGCTACTAAGGTAACTGACACAATAAAGGTTGTTGATAATGAGGGTTTTATCAAAGAAACACCAGATAGAAATTATTTATGGGCAGCGCAAACTCCTCAGGGCTTTTTAGTAGATAGCTTAAAAAAAGCTCATAAGATGGCAATTGATAAAGGCTGGGAAGTGACAGATGATGCCTCACTATTTGAAAAGCTTAATTGGAAAGTAAAGATTATTGAAGGAACTTATTCCAATATAAAAATCACTTCCCCTATAGATTTGAAAATAGCAAAACTTTTTGTGAAGAACTCCTCGTTATAA
- a CDS encoding S66 peptidase family protein, whose translation MVFRLKKGDRIDILAPGSFIDEEENFQKGVEILKNWGLEVNENNSLSKRFGYFAGDDLTRFRELEKAQNSKLIIFAKGGWGSARILEKEPSWRDGLMLGFSDTCSLLLSKYSQGFIGSIHGPMVASLFKEPEWSIDRLRNLLFEGYVDEIKGIPLRGGKAKGEIIVSNLTIASFLIGTNHFPNCRGKILIFEDINEDIYKIDRMLTYLRMTKTLTEIKGIGFGNFSNNSSDPEWNDLLKNCITERLKEFSFPILFNLPIGHIAGNACIPLGYEATLNGDDGILSMNIPL comes from the coding sequence ATGGTTTTTAGATTAAAAAAAGGTGATCGAATCGATATCTTAGCCCCAGGCTCCTTTATCGATGAAGAAGAGAATTTTCAAAAAGGGGTAGAAATTTTAAAGAACTGGGGCTTAGAAGTTAATGAGAATAATTCTCTATCAAAAAGATTCGGTTATTTTGCAGGAGATGATCTTACTAGATTTAGAGAACTGGAAAAAGCACAAAATAGTAAGCTAATAATTTTTGCTAAAGGAGGCTGGGGTTCAGCAAGAATATTAGAAAAAGAACCTTCTTGGCGGGATGGTTTAATGCTTGGATTCTCAGATACATGTTCTTTATTACTATCTAAATATTCTCAAGGATTTATTGGTTCAATTCATGGGCCCATGGTTGCAAGCCTCTTCAAAGAGCCAGAGTGGAGTATTGATAGATTAAGAAATTTACTTTTTGAAGGATATGTTGATGAAATCAAGGGAATTCCTTTAAGAGGAGGAAAAGCGAAAGGGGAAATTATAGTTTCAAATTTAACTATTGCTAGTTTTTTAATTGGTACTAATCACTTCCCAAATTGCAGAGGGAAAATATTAATTTTTGAAGATATTAATGAAGATATTTATAAAATTGATCGAATGTTGACTTACTTGAGGATGACTAAAACACTTACTGAAATTAAAGGTATTGGATTTGGAAATTTTTCTAATAATTCTTCCGATCCTGAATGGAACGATTTACTCAAAAACTGCATTACAGAAAGACTAAAAGAATTTAGTTTTCCTATTCTTTTTAACCTCCCTATAGGCCATATAGCAGGGAATGCTTGCATCCCTTTAGGATATGAAGCTACCTTAAATGGTGATGATGGCATTCTTAGTATGAATATACCTTTATAA
- a CDS encoding 4-hydroxybenzoate polyprenyltransferase, translating to MKYTIGNMENKNRDFKLSTFFELLRWNKPTGRMILLIPAGWSLYLTPDADPTLLMLLKIFLGGVLVSGLGCVVNDIWDKKIDQKVIRTKNRPLAANKISLKTAYSILFFLILCSFFLTLSLPQPGRTLSISLAFLALPIILIYPSAKRWFKYPQLILSICWGFAVLIPWAANEGNLNSIVLLFCWLATIFWTFGFDTVYALADKKYDVKIGINSSAVNLQNNTRIIIQICYFLTSIFLALCGFINQMNFIFWPIWLTTSILMQRDILKIFPENRQSIKNIGNHFKNQSIYGGVFLFGIIIAS from the coding sequence ATGAAATATACAATAGGTAATATGGAAAATAAAAATCGAGACTTTAAATTAAGTACCTTCTTTGAATTATTAAGATGGAATAAGCCCACAGGCAGAATGATTTTACTTATTCCTGCGGGATGGAGCTTATATTTAACGCCAGATGCTGATCCAACATTATTAATGTTGTTAAAAATATTCCTGGGAGGCGTATTAGTAAGTGGATTAGGCTGCGTGGTTAATGATATTTGGGATAAAAAAATTGATCAAAAAGTTATTAGGACAAAAAATAGACCTCTAGCTGCAAATAAAATCAGTCTTAAAACCGCTTATTCAATTCTTTTCTTCTTGATTTTATGTAGTTTCTTTTTAACTTTGTCACTACCTCAACCTGGAAGGACCCTTTCCATCTCACTTGCCTTTTTAGCTTTACCTATTATTTTAATTTATCCTTCTGCTAAAAGATGGTTTAAGTATCCTCAATTAATCTTGTCCATATGCTGGGGTTTTGCTGTCTTAATTCCCTGGGCAGCAAATGAAGGCAATTTGAATAGCATCGTTTTATTGTTTTGCTGGCTAGCTACCATTTTTTGGACTTTTGGCTTTGACACGGTATATGCTTTAGCAGATAAAAAATATGATGTCAAAATTGGAATAAATAGTTCTGCAGTTAACCTCCAGAACAATACAAGAATAATTATTCAAATTTGTTATTTTTTAACTTCTATTTTTCTCGCATTATGTGGATTTATTAATCAAATGAATTTTATTTTTTGGCCAATTTGGCTTACGACGTCGATTTTAATGCAGAGAGATATACTAAAGATATTTCCTGAGAATAGGCAATCAATAAAAAACATTGGGAATCACTTCAAAAATCAATCAATTTATGGAGGAGTCTTCTTATTTGGAATTATTATTGCCTCATGA
- a CDS encoding Ppx/GppA phosphatase family protein, whose protein sequence is MIDNQDLRYFQEKQILLASIDIGTNSTHLLIAEINLDLKSFSIKFTDKSTTRLGERDDEGNLTEESIQRALVTLKRFKEYCKSNGVKQIVSAATSAVREAPNGQDFIRRVFDETDIKIELISGSEEARLIYLGVLSGMAFEDKSYVIIDIGGGSTELILADKKDAIALTSSRVGAVRLKNDFLNKDPINSERSKFLKTFIQGSLEPSVQKIKRRSKEDKPLNMIATSGTATSLGNLIIDDLGESKQKIHGYKFKKENLQNVLGKLLKMPVLEIKKIPSLSERRAEIIIPGALILNTAMEMLNFNELTISERALREGLVVDWMLRKGIIKNEFFIQSNIRKTTIVHQASKFGVDKKRAEKVIDIAFQIYDQTKNIFHNDNDSKAKELLWAASNLYNCGKFVNISSYHKHSWYLIKNCELLGYSEAETNIIAAIARYHRKTLPKKRHESWQNLISKENKKIVLEMSLILRLAASLDQRPEKVISQVQIKLQENLLTFEIMPSNRNHDLLLEKWNLGLCRNAIKELKNLDLKVI, encoded by the coding sequence ATGATAGATAACCAAGATTTAAGATATTTTCAAGAAAAGCAAATTTTATTAGCTTCGATAGATATTGGAACTAACTCTACACATCTCTTGATAGCAGAAATTAATCTAGACTTAAAATCATTTTCAATAAAATTCACTGATAAATCAACCACTCGACTTGGAGAAAGAGATGATGAGGGCAATCTTACTGAAGAATCAATTCAAAGGGCATTAGTTACTCTTAAACGATTTAAGGAATATTGTAAAAGTAATGGAGTAAAACAAATAGTATCAGCCGCAACAAGTGCAGTCAGGGAAGCTCCAAACGGTCAAGATTTTATCAGAAGAGTTTTTGATGAAACTGATATTAAAATAGAATTGATAAGTGGTTCAGAGGAAGCCAGATTAATTTATCTTGGTGTTTTATCTGGAATGGCTTTTGAAGATAAGTCTTATGTAATCATAGATATTGGAGGAGGATCTACAGAATTAATACTTGCAGATAAAAAAGATGCAATAGCACTTACAAGTTCGAGAGTTGGTGCTGTAAGACTAAAGAATGATTTTTTAAATAAAGATCCTATAAATTCAGAAAGATCAAAGTTCTTGAAAACTTTTATTCAAGGTTCTTTAGAACCATCCGTTCAAAAAATAAAAAGAAGATCTAAGGAAGATAAGCCTTTAAATATGATTGCAACAAGTGGTACTGCAACCTCATTAGGAAATTTGATTATAGATGATTTAGGAGAATCTAAACAAAAGATTCATGGTTATAAATTTAAAAAGGAAAATCTACAGAATGTGTTGGGTAAACTGCTTAAAATGCCAGTTTTGGAAATTAAAAAAATACCCTCTTTGAGTGAGAGAAGAGCAGAAATAATTATTCCAGGTGCATTAATATTAAATACCGCAATGGAAATGTTGAACTTTAATGAATTAACTATTAGCGAGAGGGCATTAAGAGAAGGTTTAGTTGTTGATTGGATGCTTCGTAAAGGGATAATAAAAAACGAATTTTTTATTCAAAGCAATATTAGAAAAACAACCATAGTTCATCAGGCCAGCAAATTTGGAGTAGATAAGAAAAGAGCTGAGAAAGTTATCGATATTGCCTTTCAAATTTATGATCAGACTAAAAATATCTTTCATAATGATAATGACTCTAAAGCTAAAGAACTTCTTTGGGCAGCTTCTAATCTTTATAATTGTGGAAAATTTGTAAACATTAGTTCATATCACAAACACTCCTGGTACTTAATAAAAAATTGCGAATTGTTGGGATATTCTGAAGCAGAAACAAATATTATTGCTGCGATTGCTAGATACCATAGAAAGACTCTACCGAAGAAAAGACACGAGTCTTGGCAAAATTTAATATCCAAAGAGAATAAAAAAATTGTTCTTGAAATGTCATTAATTTTAAGACTTGCAGCATCTCTTGATCAAAGACCTGAGAAGGTGATATCCCAAGTTCAAATAAAATTGCAGGAAAATCTTCTTACATTTGAAATTATGCCTTCAAATAGAAACCATGATCTTCTTCTTGAAAAATGGAACTTAGGATTATGCCGTAATGCAATAAAAGAATTAAAGAATTTGGATTTAAAAGTTATTTAG
- a CDS encoding helix-turn-helix domain-containing protein: MKEIKSITKEKNKEENSSLKRIGNFIKEARLSRNQSIEELASDLKIGNHQLEAIEEGNEEKLPEKVFVKAMVRRISQKLKLDTEFIMNEFNTERKEIKIEEIVEEVSKKNHTSRQSKSLTKIGFTIFILISGFLGLIASSLIFNLFSESFQNQTPKKELIKKTK; this comes from the coding sequence TTGAAAGAAATAAAATCTATTACCAAAGAAAAAAATAAAGAAGAGAATTCCTCTTTAAAAAGAATTGGAAATTTTATTAAAGAAGCCCGGTTAAGTAGAAATCAATCTATTGAAGAATTGGCTTCTGATTTAAAAATCGGAAATCATCAACTTGAAGCTATTGAAGAAGGTAACGAAGAAAAACTACCTGAAAAAGTCTTCGTCAAAGCAATGGTTCGGAGGATTTCACAGAAGCTGAAACTTGATACAGAATTTATAATGAATGAATTTAATACAGAAAGGAAAGAAATAAAAATTGAAGAAATAGTTGAAGAAGTTTCAAAAAAAAATCATACATCTAGGCAATCTAAGAGTCTGACTAAGATAGGATTCACAATATTTATTTTAATTTCAGGCTTTCTCGGACTAATCGCCTCCTCCTTAATTTTTAATTTATTTTCGGAGTCTTTTCAGAATCAAACTCCAAAAAAAGAACTTATTAAAAAAACTAAATAA
- the cobM gene encoding precorrin-4 C(11)-methyltransferase, translated as MDKKISFIGVGPGDPDLLTIKALKKIQFADVIIWTDSLIPEKILEFSKDGSEKIKTSSLTLEQITLIMIKKFQEGKTVIRLHDGDPCLFGAIREQIQILKKEKIGIEVVPGVSAFQVAAAYHEAELTIPDVTQTIILTRAGGRTGMPGKESLKDLAKHNSSLCLYLSARHVKRSQETLLEFYPPETKVIVGFRVSWDDGWTSIIELKDMEKFSIEKKLIRTTIYIISPAIKNSHNRSNLYNPSYKHLFRNK; from the coding sequence ATGGATAAAAAAATATCCTTTATTGGAGTTGGTCCAGGCGATCCGGATTTATTAACAATAAAAGCTTTAAAAAAGATACAATTCGCAGATGTCATTATCTGGACAGATTCTCTAATTCCTGAAAAGATTTTAGAATTTTCTAAAGATGGTTCTGAAAAAATAAAAACGAGTTCACTCACCTTAGAGCAAATTACCTTAATTATGATAAAAAAATTTCAGGAAGGGAAAACTGTTATAAGGTTGCATGATGGTGACCCTTGTCTTTTTGGAGCAATTAGAGAGCAAATCCAAATTTTAAAAAAAGAAAAAATTGGAATTGAAGTTGTTCCTGGTGTTAGTGCTTTTCAAGTCGCTGCAGCATATCACGAGGCAGAGCTAACTATACCTGATGTTACGCAAACAATAATTTTAACTAGAGCGGGGGGAAGAACAGGTATGCCCGGGAAAGAATCTCTAAAAGATCTTGCAAAACATAATTCCTCTTTATGTCTTTATCTAAGTGCTAGGCACGTAAAAAGGTCTCAAGAAACTTTATTAGAGTTTTATCCCCCAGAGACTAAAGTGATTGTCGGATTTAGAGTATCTTGGGATGATGGTTGGACATCAATAATAGAATTAAAAGATATGGAAAAATTTTCTATTGAAAAAAAATTAATTAGAACAACTATTTATATAATTAGCCCTGCAATTAAAAATTCTCATAACAGGTCTAATCTTTATAATCCATCTTATAAACATCTTTTTAGAAATAAATAA
- the lgt gene encoding prolipoprotein diacylglyceryl transferase: MPTVQAFIQSPGEAFLNLGFITIRWYGLLISISVLIGLFISKKLANARNINPDYISEILPSLIIFSLIGARAYYVIFEWRQYSGENFFTSLELFNNTIQIPSFLAVWEGGIAIHGGLIGGLISIIYFCKSRNIHLKTFIDILIPSIILGQSIGRWGNFFNNEAFGVPTNLPWKLFIPVQNRPLEFINYEFFHPTFLYESLWNLLIFLLLIFIFNKQNKTDLSRPGFISCVYLISYSFGRFWIESLRTDPLCIGGLPPFCSGGIRMAQFISIFLFSSGLIGIFFLRLKKYGSNKRKNG; this comes from the coding sequence ATGCCTACAGTTCAAGCTTTTATACAATCCCCTGGAGAAGCTTTTTTAAATTTAGGATTTATAACTATTAGATGGTACGGTCTGCTGATTTCGATTTCAGTCTTAATAGGTCTATTTATCTCTAAAAAACTTGCGAATGCAAGAAATATTAACCCTGATTATATAAGTGAAATACTTCCATCTTTAATAATCTTTTCTTTAATTGGAGCTAGAGCTTATTACGTAATTTTTGAGTGGAGGCAATATAGTGGTGAGAACTTTTTTACTTCTTTAGAACTATTCAATAACACCATTCAAATTCCTTCTTTTCTAGCAGTTTGGGAAGGAGGCATAGCTATACATGGAGGTCTAATTGGAGGTCTAATATCTATTATCTATTTCTGCAAGTCGAGAAACATTCATTTAAAAACTTTTATAGATATATTAATTCCCTCCATTATTCTTGGGCAGTCTATAGGAAGGTGGGGCAATTTTTTCAATAATGAAGCCTTTGGGGTTCCCACAAATTTACCTTGGAAATTATTTATACCAGTCCAAAATAGACCTTTAGAATTTATTAATTACGAATTTTTTCATCCCACTTTTCTCTATGAGTCATTGTGGAATCTTTTAATTTTCTTACTTCTTATTTTTATCTTTAATAAACAAAATAAAACAGATCTTTCCAGGCCTGGCTTTATTAGCTGCGTTTACTTAATAAGTTATAGCTTTGGAAGATTCTGGATTGAGAGTTTAAGAACTGACCCACTATGTATTGGTGGTCTTCCGCCTTTCTGTAGTGGCGGGATAAGAATGGCTCAATTTATAAGCATTTTTCTGTTTTCTTCTGGATTAATTGGAATATTTTTTTTAAGATTAAAAAAATATGGTAGTAACAAAAGAAAGAATGGATAA
- the petA gene encoding cytochrome f: protein MMKKTSLFICTLLFFSSIIFYPKITFAYPFWAQQNYESPREATGKIVCANCHLAQMPTIAEVPQSVGADSVFKAVVKIPYKNDLKEIGADGSEVPLQVGAVVMLPDGFKLAPQERWTEEIKQETEGVYFTNYSEEKDNIIIVGPLPGDTNKEIVFPVLSPDPSTNKEYHYGKYSLHIGGNRGRGQVYPTGDKSNNVVFTSSTSGTIHSIDTIEDGSYRVNIENDNGELTTEAIPVGPQLIVKAEDKVNAGDPLTNDPNVGGFGQLDAEVVLQSPYRVIGLIAFFIGVGLTQILLVLKKKQVEKVQAAEGI from the coding sequence ATCATGAAAAAAACAAGTTTATTTATCTGCACGCTGCTCTTCTTTTCGAGCATTATTTTTTATCCTAAGATCACTTTTGCTTACCCTTTTTGGGCTCAGCAAAACTACGAATCCCCAAGAGAAGCCACAGGAAAGATAGTCTGTGCAAACTGCCATCTAGCTCAGATGCCCACTATTGCAGAGGTTCCACAATCTGTTGGTGCCGATAGCGTTTTCAAAGCTGTTGTCAAAATACCCTACAAAAATGACTTGAAAGAGATCGGGGCTGATGGTTCTGAAGTCCCATTACAAGTTGGTGCTGTTGTAATGCTGCCTGATGGCTTCAAACTTGCTCCACAAGAAAGATGGACCGAAGAAATTAAACAGGAAACAGAAGGGGTATATTTCACTAATTACAGTGAAGAGAAAGATAATATAATCATTGTTGGACCTTTACCTGGCGATACCAATAAAGAAATCGTTTTCCCTGTACTTTCCCCTGATCCATCCACTAACAAAGAATATCACTATGGGAAATACTCATTACATATCGGAGGTAATAGAGGAAGAGGTCAGGTCTACCCAACTGGAGATAAGAGCAATAATGTAGTATTTACCTCTTCTACCTCAGGAACTATTCATTCAATAGATACAATTGAAGATGGCAGCTATAGGGTAAATATAGAAAACGATAATGGTGAATTAACAACTGAAGCAATACCTGTTGGCCCTCAACTCATAGTAAAAGCAGAAGATAAAGTCAATGCTGGCGATCCGCTTACTAATGATCCCAACGTTGGAGGCTTTGGACAATTAGACGCTGAAGTTGTTCTACAGAGCCCTTATAGAGTAATTGGACTGATTGCATTCTTTATTGGTGTTGGACTAACACAAATACTTTTAGTATTAAAGAAAAAACAGGTAGAGAAAGTTCAAGCGGCAGAGGGTATTTAA
- the petC gene encoding cytochrome b6-f complex iron-sulfur subunit gives MTQLSSNDVPSMGRRQFMNLLTFGTATGVALGALYPVANYFMPLRAGGGGGGTSAKDELGNPITKTGWLATHQAGDRSLVQGLKGDPTYLIVNDGGEIGEFGLNAICTHLGCVVPWDSGANKFICPCHGSQYDTNGKVVRGPAPLSLALAHVDIEDDAVLVKQWSETDFRTNENPWWA, from the coding sequence ATGACTCAATTAAGTTCCAATGATGTCCCTTCAATGGGTCGAAGGCAATTTATGAATCTTCTTACATTTGGTACTGCAACTGGTGTTGCTTTAGGAGCTCTTTACCCAGTAGCTAATTATTTCATGCCTTTAAGAGCAGGAGGTGGGGGCGGTGGAACCTCTGCTAAAGATGAATTAGGAAATCCAATAACTAAGACAGGTTGGCTGGCTACCCATCAAGCAGGAGATAGAAGCCTAGTTCAGGGTCTCAAAGGAGATCCAACTTATTTAATAGTTAATGATGGTGGAGAAATAGGAGAATTTGGTTTAAATGCAATTTGTACTCATTTAGGTTGCGTTGTCCCATGGGATAGTGGTGCTAATAAATTTATATGTCCTTGTCATGGCAGTCAGTACGATACAAATGGGAAGGTTGTCAGAGGGCCTGCTCCTTTATCTTTAGCTTTAGCTCATGTCGATATCGAAGATGATGCAGTACTTGTCAAACAATGGTCAGAAACTGACTTTAGAACTAATGAAAATCCTTGGTGGGCATAA
- a CDS encoding DUF3067 family protein: MKPLLVDEVIHYLIHRWGKKYDFRLFRRGKFVYFQMMWGFLGQESFPLSEEEYKKSIADKIEILNRCGYSEEVREWLKKVNAKPRLGRAVSLQLNVNEKMKEFLT; this comes from the coding sequence ATGAAGCCATTACTAGTAGATGAAGTTATTCATTATTTGATTCATCGCTGGGGAAAAAAATATGATTTTAGACTCTTTAGAAGAGGTAAATTTGTCTATTTTCAGATGATGTGGGGATTCCTTGGACAGGAATCATTTCCTTTAAGTGAAGAAGAATATAAAAAATCTATAGCTGATAAAATTGAGATTCTAAACAGATGTGGTTACTCAGAGGAAGTAAGGGAATGGCTAAAGAAAGTCAATGCTAAGCCAAGATTAGGTAGAGCTGTTAGCTTGCAATTAAATGTTAATGAGAAGATGAAAGAGTTTTTGACTTAA
- the tatC gene encoding twin-arginine translocase subunit TatC, with product MKDTGQSENKLSNSMTFSDHLEELRQRILKSIYSVVISIFFSLLIIKPLISFLEIPAGDIHLLQLAPGEFLFVAIKVAGYSGLIVSIPFIFYQIILFISPGLTKQEKSLILPAVFGSGFLFFLGLIFSWWILVPAAINFFITFGADIVEPTWSIERYFDFVLLLMSSTAIAFQLPVLQFILGSLGIITTEKMISNWKIVVISSAILSAVITPSTDPLTMSLLSISIVFLFFVGTGLTYLSENLKSKTLSSSH from the coding sequence ATGAAAGATACAGGTCAGAGTGAAAATAAATTATCAAATTCTATGACTTTTAGCGATCACTTAGAGGAGCTTCGACAAAGGATACTAAAGTCAATTTACTCAGTAGTTATTTCAATATTCTTTAGTTTACTAATTATTAAGCCATTAATATCTTTTTTAGAAATTCCAGCTGGTGATATTCATTTACTACAACTTGCCCCAGGAGAGTTTTTATTTGTCGCTATTAAAGTTGCAGGCTACAGCGGATTAATAGTTTCTATACCTTTCATTTTTTATCAAATAATATTGTTCATTTCACCTGGATTAACGAAACAAGAAAAAAGCCTTATCCTGCCAGCTGTTTTTGGTTCAGGATTTTTATTTTTTTTGGGATTAATTTTTTCATGGTGGATATTAGTTCCTGCAGCCATAAATTTCTTTATTACTTTTGGTGCTGATATTGTTGAACCAACATGGTCAATAGAAAGATATTTTGATTTTGTTCTTTTATTAATGTCTAGCACTGCAATAGCTTTTCAATTGCCAGTGTTACAATTTATTCTTGGTTCTCTTGGAATAATTACTACAGAGAAAATGATTTCTAATTGGAAAATAGTTGTAATCTCTTCAGCAATCTTATCTGCAGTGATAACCCCTTCAACAGACCCATTAACAATGTCATTGCTATCTATTTCTATTGTGTTTTTATTTTTTGTAGGAACTGGATTAACTTACTTATCAGAAAATCTTAAGTCAAAAACTCTTTCATCTTCTCATTAA